In the Paenibacillus pabuli genome, one interval contains:
- the rpmG gene encoding 50S ribosomal protein L33, which translates to MRVIVTLACTECGDRNYTTTKNKRNHPERLEMKKYSPRLKKMTIHRETR; encoded by the coding sequence ATGAGAGTCATTGTAACTTTAGCTTGTACCGAGTGCGGGGATCGCAACTATACCACGACGAAGAACAAACGTAACCACCCGGAGCGTCTTGAAATGAAAAAATATTCACCACGATTGAAGAAAATGACGATTCACCGGGAAACGAGATAA
- a CDS encoding GTP-binding protein, which produces MSEIQDKRRVPVTVLSGYLGAGKTTLLNHVLHNREGMRVAVIVNDLSEVNIDAGLIRDGGGLSRIDEKLVEMSNGCICCTLREDLLKEVERLALDGSFDYILIESTGIGEPVPVAQTFTYIDEELGIDLTKFTRLDTMVTVVDAAQFWRDFYSKETLRDRGQEAGEGDVRGIVHLLTDQVEFCDVLILNKCDLVSEDELLKLEKALHAMQPEAKLIRTTHGQIDPKEILNTGRFDFEKASQSAGWIRELMKEEHTPETEEYGIHSFVYHRKRPFHPERLLRWIAKWPESIVRSKGLMWLATRNHMAISFSHAGTSKQLGPAGLWVGAMSEEERQMHFGDTLPAIPDWDDTWGDRVTKLVFIGIDMDRAEIERTLDETLLTEEEMLLNWRKLEDPFPAWS; this is translated from the coding sequence ATGTCTGAAATACAAGACAAGCGCCGGGTACCGGTGACCGTATTAAGCGGATATCTGGGAGCAGGCAAAACAACCCTATTGAATCATGTGCTTCATAATAGGGAAGGCATGAGAGTCGCTGTTATCGTAAACGACCTGAGTGAAGTAAACATTGATGCCGGATTAATCCGGGATGGAGGCGGACTATCACGTATTGACGAAAAGCTCGTGGAGATGTCTAATGGCTGTATCTGCTGCACGCTGCGGGAAGATCTCTTGAAAGAAGTGGAACGTCTCGCTCTGGATGGTTCTTTTGATTATATCCTGATTGAATCGACGGGCATTGGAGAACCTGTTCCTGTTGCACAGACGTTTACATATATCGATGAAGAACTCGGGATCGATTTAACGAAGTTTACCCGTCTCGACACCATGGTAACCGTTGTGGATGCTGCGCAGTTCTGGCGGGACTTTTATTCGAAGGAAACATTGAGGGATCGGGGACAGGAAGCAGGAGAGGGCGATGTCCGGGGAATCGTACACCTGTTGACTGATCAGGTTGAATTCTGTGATGTGCTGATCCTGAACAAGTGTGATCTCGTCTCGGAGGATGAACTGTTGAAGCTGGAGAAGGCGCTGCATGCGATGCAACCCGAAGCCAAGCTGATTCGAACGACACACGGGCAGATTGATCCCAAGGAGATCTTGAATACGGGGCGGTTTGATTTTGAAAAAGCCAGTCAGTCTGCAGGATGGATCCGCGAATTGATGAAGGAAGAACACACTCCGGAAACGGAAGAGTATGGCATTCACTCGTTTGTCTATCATCGGAAACGTCCGTTTCATCCGGAACGATTGCTGCGCTGGATTGCCAAGTGGCCGGAGAGTATCGTTAGATCCAAAGGTTTGATGTGGCTGGCTACACGGAACCATATGGCCATTTCTTTCAGTCACGCAGGCACTTCCAAGCAGCTTGGACCCGCCGGTTTATGGGTAGGTGCAATGAGCGAAGAAGAACGGCAAATGCACTTTGGAGATACGTTGCCAGCCATTCCGGATTGGGATGATACATGGGGAGATCGGGTAACGAAATTAGTATTTATCGGAATCGATATGGACCGCGCAGAGATTGAGCGTACATTGGACGAAACACTACTTACCGAAGAGGAAATGCTGCTCAACTGGCGTAAATTGGAAGATCCCTTTCCAGCATGGAGTTGA
- a CDS encoding permease: protein MKLAANLKLLSILVPCAFLVPVLITMSSDLKQAWNSEALQNMKTVFIGIFLEAAPFLLIGVLLSSLMQWFVSEEMVRKLTPKNPIGGVLVAGLLGIIFPICECGMIPVVRRLMHKGMPAYIAVTFILSGPVVNPIVFTATLLAFPSHPEITIARMGLAFAVAASIGLLVYLIVRQNPLRKAKVTVTQVKTHSGFKMAHSHTHVEEHDHNHEKNWRSFFIHAGDEFVDMSKYLVIGALITACIQTFISRSDLIALGNGPVASYVFMMGFAYVLSLCSTSDAFVASAFSHTFALGPLISFLVLGPMLDFKSTLMLLSTFRTRFVIGLSIAIIVLVFAGSWLVNLLV from the coding sequence ATGAAGCTTGCAGCCAATCTGAAGCTCCTGTCCATCCTAGTTCCCTGTGCCTTTCTTGTTCCCGTGCTCATCACAATGTCCTCTGATCTGAAACAGGCCTGGAACAGCGAAGCTTTGCAAAATATGAAAACCGTATTCATAGGCATTTTCCTTGAAGCTGCTCCTTTTCTGCTCATCGGTGTGCTGCTCTCTTCGCTCATGCAGTGGTTCGTATCGGAAGAAATGGTACGTAAACTCACGCCAAAGAACCCCATTGGTGGTGTCTTGGTGGCTGGTTTACTCGGAATCATATTTCCTATCTGCGAATGTGGCATGATACCAGTTGTTCGGCGGTTGATGCATAAAGGCATGCCCGCCTACATCGCGGTTACCTTCATTCTTAGTGGTCCTGTAGTCAATCCTATCGTGTTTACCGCAACATTGCTCGCTTTTCCATCTCATCCCGAAATCACGATTGCCCGCATGGGACTGGCTTTTGCAGTTGCAGCTTCAATTGGCTTGTTGGTTTATTTGATTGTGCGGCAGAATCCTCTTCGCAAAGCCAAGGTTACCGTGACACAGGTCAAGACTCACTCCGGATTTAAAATGGCACACTCACATACTCATGTTGAAGAGCATGACCATAATCACGAGAAAAACTGGCGCAGCTTCTTTATCCATGCCGGAGATGAATTTGTGGATATGAGCAAGTATTTGGTCATTGGTGCACTGATTACTGCCTGCATTCAGACGTTTATTAGTCGAAGTGATTTGATTGCGCTGGGGAACGGTCCGGTTGCCTCCTATGTGTTTATGATGGGATTTGCTTATGTATTATCTCTTTGCTCCACTTCTGATGCATTTGTGGCCTCTGCGTTCTCTCATACCTTCGCACTTGGTCCGCTGATTTCATTTCTTGTTCTTGGTCCCATGCTCGATTTCAAGAGCACACTAATGTTGCTGTCTACTTTCCGCACAAGGTTTGTCATTGGGTTAAGCATAGCCATTATTGTTCTCGTCTTCGCCGGATCGTGGCTGGTTAACCTTCTGGTATAG
- a CDS encoding TIGR03943 family putative permease subunit: MTHPGTFHIHTHTPRRHSIQWHSLIRAIWMGSLAVYIFHLNANDSLHYYLAPTMQRLLLCCPIPLMFIAVIMAWHGLFGHGQIHCDCEHPPPSGWLRSLVTYGLIMFPLLLGFLLPDQALGSSMASQKGMSLSYAPPEIRRKEPAPEEPARLNVQDFAQNQPTAAAGSVSKVQFIPPDEYSREFAELAEKLYAEPVIQVFPEIFSETLGTIDMFQRQFAGKPISLTGFVYRDESMDHESHFALGRFLVMCCPADAAPFGVMIHIPDADTFPTDSWVQIDGSIGSAQVNGKDTIEIRATKITPVSEPSTPYIYTNADSVMAYEKLQSE; the protein is encoded by the coding sequence ATGACTCATCCTGGAACCTTTCACATCCACACTCACACTCCAAGGAGGCATTCCATCCAGTGGCATTCATTAATTCGTGCGATATGGATGGGTAGTCTTGCCGTATACATCTTCCATTTGAACGCGAATGATTCTCTACATTATTATCTGGCACCAACGATGCAGCGTTTGTTGTTATGCTGTCCCATACCACTCATGTTCATTGCGGTCATTATGGCTTGGCACGGACTTTTCGGTCACGGCCAGATTCATTGCGACTGTGAGCATCCACCTCCGTCCGGATGGCTTCGAAGCTTGGTGACCTACGGTCTGATTATGTTTCCCCTGTTACTCGGCTTTCTACTGCCTGATCAAGCACTCGGAAGTTCCATGGCCAGTCAGAAAGGCATGTCGCTATCTTATGCTCCTCCCGAAATTCGGCGTAAAGAGCCTGCACCAGAGGAACCTGCCAGACTCAATGTCCAGGATTTCGCACAGAATCAACCAACCGCTGCAGCCGGGTCAGTGAGTAAAGTCCAATTTATTCCTCCTGATGAATACAGCCGAGAATTTGCTGAGTTGGCGGAAAAATTATATGCAGAACCGGTCATCCAGGTCTTTCCCGAGATTTTCTCGGAAACGCTTGGAACCATTGACATGTTTCAACGACAATTTGCAGGCAAGCCGATCTCCCTCACTGGCTTTGTCTATCGAGATGAAAGTATGGATCATGAGTCGCACTTTGCGCTTGGTCGGTTCCTCGTCATGTGCTGCCCGGCAGATGCGGCGCCATTTGGCGTAATGATTCACATACCGGATGCCGACACCTTCCCCACCGACAGCTGGGTACAGATTGATGGCAGCATCGGTTCTGCCCAGGTGAATGGCAAGGACACCATTGAGATCCGAGCAACGAAAATAACTCCGGTTTCCGAGCCATCCACGCCTTATATTTACACCAACGCGGATTCTGTCATGGCCTATGAGAAACTCCAGAGTGAATAA
- a CDS encoding ABC transporter permease: MRSLSTACSVEVYKLRRSFVLWGTLLFILFVITLFLGQPDWPSFFERTAFLYASVFGLLGFGLVTSWTFGREYSDRTLKDLLVLPISRGKVAIAKYIAIIFWCSVMMLISFAYALVLGFAVGLPGFSFAIVQHYLFLILIIGALHLLLSAPLALLACISRGYLVPIGFAFTTLMLALVFGPTAIGTYLPWSVPALHLKENGIALFPLEGISYFLVFLIGLVGFIGTVKWLQNMEQR, from the coding sequence ATGAGATCATTGTCGACTGCCTGTAGCGTTGAAGTTTACAAATTGCGTCGATCCTTTGTTTTATGGGGCACCCTTCTGTTTATATTGTTTGTCATCACGTTGTTCTTGGGACAGCCCGATTGGCCTTCTTTTTTTGAACGGACTGCGTTTTTGTATGCATCCGTGTTTGGGCTGCTGGGGTTTGGATTGGTGACAAGCTGGACATTTGGCCGTGAGTATTCTGATCGGACGCTCAAGGATTTGCTCGTTTTGCCTATATCTCGGGGTAAAGTAGCGATTGCCAAATATATCGCAATTATTTTCTGGTGTTCTGTAATGATGTTGATCAGCTTTGCATATGCCTTAGTGCTTGGTTTTGCTGTTGGGCTTCCTGGCTTTTCGTTTGCAATTGTACAACATTATTTATTTCTAATACTTATCATTGGCGCTCTCCACCTATTATTAAGTGCACCTCTTGCCTTATTGGCCTGTATATCGCGCGGTTATCTGGTGCCGATCGGCTTTGCTTTTACAACTTTGATGCTGGCATTGGTATTCGGTCCGACTGCCATTGGCACGTATCTGCCTTGGTCTGTACCTGCTTTGCATTTGAAGGAAAACGGCATCGCATTATTCCCCTTGGAAGGTATCAGTTATTTTCTGGTGTTTTTAATAGGACTGGTAGGCTTCATTGGGACGGTTAAATGGTTGCAAAACATGGAGCAACGATGA
- a CDS encoding ABC transporter ATP-binding protein, whose protein sequence is MEEIIRTVNLTKQYGNKVIVDRVSISVKKGEIYGFLGLNGAGKTTTIRTLLGMSKPSSGEVYLFGQRWANGNPDLSRRVGYMVEVPYAYPNFTVRENLNLMARLRGLPVPRAVDEIMEQLNLTQYADSKARDLSLGNAQKLGLAKALIHKPDVLILDEPTNALDPAGIVEIREMLKALASQQGITVFISSHILEEMSKMASRIGIIHKGVLLEELTAKDFETIRRKQLMVGTKDARKAQAILSDSGYAVHSTSNNCLALQDDHAVKHPEHIARLLTHHEVPLTMLNIEEENLEHYFLKVIGAEEGKRNEIIVDCL, encoded by the coding sequence ATGGAAGAAATTATTCGAACCGTTAACCTGACAAAGCAATACGGAAATAAAGTCATTGTAGATCGCGTTTCGATTTCCGTTAAAAAAGGAGAAATCTATGGATTTCTGGGATTGAATGGCGCAGGGAAAACGACAACCATTCGGACTCTTCTCGGAATGAGTAAGCCTTCTTCCGGAGAAGTGTATTTGTTTGGTCAGCGCTGGGCGAATGGGAATCCAGATTTGTCGAGACGAGTAGGTTACATGGTGGAAGTTCCTTATGCCTACCCTAACTTTACGGTTAGGGAAAACTTGAATTTGATGGCCAGGTTGCGAGGGTTACCGGTTCCGAGGGCAGTTGACGAAATTATGGAGCAATTGAATTTGACCCAATATGCGGATAGTAAGGCAAGAGATTTGTCACTTGGTAACGCGCAGAAACTTGGATTGGCCAAAGCGTTAATTCATAAGCCGGACGTTCTGATTCTTGATGAACCAACCAATGCACTTGATCCAGCCGGAATTGTCGAGATAAGGGAAATGCTGAAAGCTCTAGCTTCTCAACAAGGGATTACCGTGTTTATATCGAGCCATATCCTTGAGGAAATGTCCAAAATGGCTTCTCGAATCGGCATTATTCACAAAGGCGTTTTGCTTGAAGAACTGACAGCAAAAGACTTTGAAACCATCCGCCGAAAGCAGCTGATGGTCGGAACGAAGGATGCCCGGAAGGCTCAAGCTATTCTTTCAGACTCCGGGTATGCAGTACATTCGACTTCGAATAACTGCCTTGCACTTCAGGATGATCATGCCGTGAAGCATCCCGAACATATTGCGAGATTGCTTACTCATCATGAAGTGCCGCTCACCATGCTTAACATTGAAGAAGAAAACTTGGAACATTACTTTCTCAAAGTAATCGGAGCAGAGGAGGGAAAACGGAATGAGATCATTGTCGACTGCCTGTAG
- a CDS encoding FAD-dependent monooxygenase: protein MKTVQSSVDVLIVGAGPTGLTLACDLVRRNVDHRIIERSALYNVASRAKAIQPRSLEVVDDLEAVRYIIETGVVDLPVRYYTADGRSVDKPAITAAASAELETPYRDPVWIAQFDVEKALRDRYAMLGGQVELGMEAVGLVQDLDGVTVTVKTPQGEELIRARYVVGADGGKSNIRKLIQLPLVGETHEDERWYLGDVRLEGLDRDRIHIWTSSEGMVGVTPLPKSDIWQLQATIPADIEEPEQPSLEAYQAMFDRRAGAGRVRFTDASWLSIYRVNVRMVESYRNGQVFLAGDAAHVHSPAGGQGMNTGMQDAYNLGWKLDAVLHGADTALLDTYDEERRPVAKAVLEDSTKKMGGVIGTATEGGGLSQSLSTISDDLTSGLLISYRSSSLTRPSARTNATRSFPGDRAPNATGLQGTGFAGGVFDLLRGPQWTLLAFANSIDPSLKNLTNDELHVHYIVPTKVEGAEGIIDTAGNAYRIYDVASSELVLIRPDGHIALRTSTDDTASISNYLNSIYREN from the coding sequence ATGAAAACCGTGCAGTCTTCTGTTGATGTTCTCATTGTCGGAGCCGGACCAACAGGGCTTACACTTGCCTGCGACCTTGTCCGTCGAAACGTCGACCATCGTATTATTGAACGAAGCGCCTTATATAACGTAGCGTCACGCGCCAAAGCAATCCAGCCCCGCTCGCTTGAAGTCGTCGATGATCTGGAGGCCGTTCGTTACATTATTGAAACGGGTGTCGTGGATTTGCCTGTTCGTTATTATACTGCAGATGGCAGGAGTGTGGACAAGCCGGCTATTACCGCTGCAGCCAGCGCCGAACTTGAGACACCCTATCGTGATCCGGTCTGGATTGCTCAATTTGATGTGGAAAAAGCATTGCGCGACCGATATGCAATGCTTGGCGGTCAAGTTGAATTAGGCATGGAAGCAGTAGGGCTTGTTCAGGATTTGGATGGTGTAACGGTAACCGTGAAAACACCACAAGGAGAAGAGTTGATTCGCGCTCGTTATGTCGTCGGCGCCGACGGGGGCAAAAGCAATATCCGCAAGTTGATTCAGTTACCGCTGGTTGGAGAAACACACGAAGATGAGCGATGGTATCTTGGCGATGTACGATTGGAAGGGTTGGACCGTGACCGTATCCATATCTGGACATCTTCGGAGGGGATGGTCGGGGTAACACCGCTGCCGAAATCCGATATTTGGCAACTGCAGGCAACAATTCCGGCAGACATCGAAGAACCAGAGCAGCCGTCGCTAGAGGCGTATCAGGCCATGTTTGACCGGCGCGCCGGGGCCGGACGTGTTCGGTTCACGGATGCTTCCTGGCTGTCCATCTACCGGGTCAACGTCCGTATGGTTGAAAGTTACCGCAACGGCCAGGTTTTTCTTGCCGGCGACGCCGCTCATGTTCATTCGCCCGCTGGCGGCCAAGGCATGAATACGGGGATGCAGGATGCATACAACCTTGGATGGAAGCTGGACGCCGTCTTACACGGAGCAGACACCGCCTTACTCGACACGTACGATGAGGAGCGTCGCCCTGTAGCTAAAGCCGTGCTCGAGGACAGCACGAAAAAGATGGGAGGGGTCATAGGAACGGCGACTGAAGGCGGAGGGTTGTCCCAATCCTTAAGCACTATATCCGACGATCTGACGAGTGGGCTTCTCATTTCCTATCGGTCAAGTTCTCTTACCCGCCCGTCTGCTCGAACGAATGCTACCCGTTCATTTCCAGGAGATCGTGCTCCTAACGCTACGGGCCTGCAAGGCACCGGGTTTGCAGGAGGCGTCTTTGACCTATTGCGCGGCCCGCAGTGGACGCTTTTGGCTTTTGCAAACAGCATCGATCCTTCGCTGAAGAACCTCACCAACGACGAACTCCATGTGCATTATATCGTGCCAACGAAGGTGGAGGGGGCGGAAGGCATAATCGACACAGCAGGGAATGCCTATCGAATTTACGATGTAGCAAGTAGTGAACTCGTATTGATTCGTCCCGACGGTCACATCGCACTGCGCACCTCCACTGATGATACCGCATCGATTTCGAATTACTTGAATTCCATTTATCGCGAAAACTGA
- a CDS encoding TetR/AcrR family transcriptional regulator has product MDNTENKKIRKGSSDKRAKIIGAARDLFLSDGFDRSSVDAVAAKAGVSKRTVYDYYGDKQNLLLAVVEETSRAVLDMIKQGISDYLWEFEDLEQALILFCEQFVASANGSSDYSALIRLVTMEAANLPASFLEKLDNATEEGIIRRFTEFGQTGLLDVPDPVMATKHFAALTFLLVFDQPRKTGTFEEEQTKRIITEGVRVFLCAYAPRTDQNENQN; this is encoded by the coding sequence ATGGATAACACGGAAAACAAAAAAATCCGCAAAGGCTCTTCAGACAAACGAGCCAAAATTATTGGAGCGGCACGAGACCTGTTTCTTTCAGATGGGTTTGATCGCTCCAGCGTCGATGCAGTCGCAGCCAAAGCGGGAGTTTCCAAACGGACCGTTTATGATTATTATGGCGACAAACAGAACTTGCTGCTTGCTGTTGTGGAAGAAACCAGTCGGGCGGTTCTGGACATGATCAAGCAAGGGATATCAGACTACCTCTGGGAATTCGAGGATCTGGAGCAGGCGCTCATCTTATTCTGCGAACAATTCGTAGCTTCTGCGAACGGTTCGTCCGATTACAGCGCTCTGATCCGTCTGGTTACAATGGAAGCCGCCAACCTGCCAGCCTCGTTTTTAGAAAAGCTGGATAACGCAACGGAAGAGGGGATTATCAGGAGGTTTACCGAGTTTGGACAAACCGGACTGCTCGATGTGCCAGATCCTGTAATGGCTACAAAGCACTTCGCTGCCTTAACGTTTTTATTGGTATTTGATCAACCGAGAAAAACGGGGACTTTTGAAGAGGAACAAACCAAACGTATCATCACTGAAGGCGTACGCGTCTTTCTTTGCGCTTATGCACCACGTACCGATCAAAACGAAAATCAAAACTGA
- a CDS encoding pyrimidine-nucleoside phosphorylase, producing MRMVDIIAKKRDGKELTTAEIDFVVQGYTQGEIPDYQVSAWAMAVFFKDMTDKERADLTMSMVNSGETIDLSAIEGIKVDKHSTGGVGDTTTLVLAPLVAALDVPVAKMSGRGLGHTGGTTDKLESVAGFHVELEKEEFIRLVNEHKVAVIGQSGNLTPADKKLYALRDVTATVNSIPLIASSIMSKKIAAGADAIVLDVKTGAGAFMKTTEDAKELAHAMVSIGNNVGRKTMAVISDMSQPLGLAIGNALEVKEAILTLQGKGPKDLEELCLALGRQMVFLAGKADSLEQAEEKLKEVIQNGKALEKFKHFLANQGGDASVVDHPDRLPQAKYLIEVPADQDGYVAGIVADEIGTAAMLLGAGRATKESEIDLAVGLMLNKKVGDPVKAGESLVTIHANREDVADVIAKIKENITIADHADAPVLVHDIVTE from the coding sequence ATGAGAATGGTAGACATTATTGCCAAAAAACGTGACGGAAAAGAACTGACAACAGCTGAAATTGATTTTGTTGTTCAAGGATATACCCAAGGGGAAATTCCGGATTATCAAGTCAGCGCTTGGGCGATGGCGGTTTTCTTCAAGGATATGACGGACAAGGAACGCGCTGATCTTACGATGTCGATGGTCAATTCGGGTGAAACGATCGATCTGTCCGCCATTGAAGGCATCAAAGTAGACAAGCACTCCACCGGGGGCGTTGGTGATACAACGACATTGGTGTTGGCGCCGCTCGTTGCTGCGCTGGATGTTCCTGTAGCGAAAATGTCCGGACGTGGTCTGGGTCACACAGGCGGAACGACAGACAAACTGGAGTCCGTTGCCGGTTTCCACGTCGAGCTGGAGAAGGAAGAATTTATTAGACTCGTAAATGAACATAAGGTAGCGGTAATCGGTCAAAGTGGTAATCTCACACCAGCTGACAAGAAGCTCTATGCACTTCGTGATGTTACAGCAACGGTAAACTCCATTCCGCTGATTGCCAGCTCCATCATGAGCAAGAAAATTGCAGCAGGCGCAGACGCCATCGTACTGGATGTAAAAACGGGTGCGGGTGCATTCATGAAAACGACAGAAGATGCAAAAGAACTGGCACATGCCATGGTCAGCATCGGTAACAATGTAGGGCGCAAAACGATGGCGGTGATCTCCGACATGTCCCAGCCGCTGGGCCTCGCGATCGGTAACGCGCTTGAAGTAAAAGAAGCTATCCTGACACTGCAAGGTAAAGGACCGAAAGACCTGGAAGAACTGTGTCTGGCTCTTGGACGCCAAATGGTATTCCTTGCGGGCAAAGCAGACTCCTTGGAGCAAGCGGAAGAGAAATTGAAAGAAGTGATCCAGAACGGAAAGGCACTGGAGAAATTCAAGCATTTCCTGGCCAACCAAGGTGGCGATGCGTCTGTAGTCGACCATCCGGATCGTCTGCCACAGGCAAAATATCTGATAGAAGTTCCGGCTGACCAGGATGGTTATGTCGCTGGAATCGTTGCGGACGAGATCGGTACCGCTGCGATGCTGCTTGGTGCGGGCCGTGCGACAAAAGAGTCCGAGATCGACCTTGCTGTCGGCTTGATGCTGAACAAAAAAGTAGGTGACCCGGTGAAAGCTGGGGAGTCACTGGTAACGATCCATGCCAATCGTGAGGATGTGGCAGACGTAATCGCGAAGATCAAAGAAAATATTACGATTGCAGATCATGCCGATGCTCCTGTGCTCGTTCATGATATCGTAACTGAATAA
- the deoD gene encoding purine-nucleoside phosphorylase yields MSTHIGAKPGDIAETILLPGDPLRAKFIADTYLEDVVCYNEVRGMLGFTGTYQGHRISVQGSGMGIPSFAIYANELISEYGVKNLIRVGTCGGMQEHVRVRDVILAQASCTDSSMNKLVFGGYDFSPIATFSLLKEAYDRATAKGLKIHVGNVFSSDSFYRDDRSVTEKLMQHGVLGVEMETTALYTIAAKFGVNALTILTVSDHLLTGEETSAEERQKTFNDMMVVALETAITL; encoded by the coding sequence ATGAGTACACATATCGGAGCCAAACCTGGAGATATAGCAGAAACGATCCTTTTGCCGGGAGATCCGTTGCGCGCTAAATTTATTGCGGATACGTATCTGGAAGATGTCGTTTGTTATAATGAAGTTCGCGGAATGCTGGGCTTTACCGGTACATATCAAGGACACCGCATTTCGGTGCAAGGTTCAGGCATGGGTATTCCTTCGTTCGCCATCTATGCCAATGAGTTGATCAGCGAATATGGCGTCAAAAACCTCATTCGTGTCGGAACATGCGGAGGTATGCAGGAGCATGTACGTGTTCGTGACGTTATTTTGGCACAAGCGTCCTGTACGGATTCCAGCATGAACAAGCTTGTGTTTGGCGGGTATGATTTCTCTCCAATCGCAACATTCTCCTTGCTGAAAGAAGCCTATGACCGTGCGACAGCCAAAGGCTTGAAAATCCATGTCGGTAACGTGTTCAGTTCCGATTCGTTCTATCGTGACGATCGTTCCGTTACCGAAAAATTGATGCAGCACGGCGTACTCGGCGTGGAAATGGAAACAACAGCACTGTACACGATTGCTGCGAAGTTTGGCGTTAATGCCTTGACCATTCTGACAGTAAGCGACCACTTGCTGACCGGTGAAGAAACCTCAGCCGAAGAGCGCCAAAAAACGTTCAACGACATGATGGTCGTAGCACTGGAAACAGCAATCACGCTGTAG
- the deoB gene encoding phosphopentomutase has translation MSTFKRVHLIVMDSVGIGEAPDAAEFDDYDVDTFGHIARERGGLNMPNMASLGLSNIKEIEGIPVADAPKAYYTKMQEASRGKDTMTGHWEIMGLYIDTPFRVFENGFPDELIQRIEEKTGRKVIGNKPASGTEIIDELGEEHVKTGALIIYTSADSVLQIAAHEDVVPLKELYEICEFCREITLDDPYMLGRIIARPFVGEVGNFKRTANRHDYALKPFGRTVMNELKDGGFDVIALGKIADIYDGEGVTKSVRTVSNMDGMDKLSETMDEEFTGLSFLNLVDFDALFGHRRDPQGYAQALEDYDARLPEIFEKMTNDDLLIITADHGNDPTYRGTDHTREYVPLLVYSPRFSEGKKLELRNTFADLGATVADNFGVQLPEYGTSFLNDLK, from the coding sequence ATGTCAACATTTAAAAGAGTACATCTGATCGTTATGGATTCTGTAGGTATCGGTGAAGCGCCGGATGCGGCAGAATTTGATGATTACGATGTGGATACGTTTGGTCACATTGCACGTGAACGCGGGGGTTTGAACATGCCGAATATGGCAAGTCTCGGACTGTCCAACATTAAAGAAATCGAGGGTATTCCTGTCGCGGATGCACCTAAAGCGTATTATACAAAAATGCAGGAAGCGTCCCGGGGTAAAGACACCATGACAGGTCATTGGGAGATCATGGGACTCTATATTGATACGCCTTTCCGCGTATTCGAGAACGGCTTCCCGGATGAGCTGATTCAGCGCATCGAAGAGAAGACAGGCCGCAAGGTCATCGGGAACAAACCTGCCAGCGGTACGGAAATCATTGATGAGCTTGGTGAAGAGCATGTGAAAACAGGTGCCCTCATCATCTATACATCCGCGGATTCGGTTTTGCAGATAGCAGCACATGAAGACGTGGTTCCATTGAAAGAGCTTTACGAAATTTGTGAATTCTGTCGGGAGATTACTCTCGATGATCCATACATGCTGGGCCGCATTATTGCTCGTCCTTTCGTTGGTGAAGTCGGTAACTTCAAACGTACAGCCAACCGTCACGACTATGCGCTCAAACCATTCGGCCGTACGGTAATGAATGAGCTCAAGGACGGGGGATTCGATGTGATTGCCCTCGGTAAAATCGCAGACATCTATGATGGCGAAGGGGTGACTAAGTCCGTCCGGACTGTGTCCAATATGGATGGTATGGACAAACTGTCCGAGACGATGGATGAAGAATTCACAGGGCTCAGCTTCCTGAACCTGGTCGACTTCGACGCATTGTTCGGTCACCGCCGTGATCCTCAAGGATATGCTCAAGCACTCGAGGATTATGATGCACGTCTACCTGAAATTTTCGAAAAAATGACAAACGATGACCTGCTCATCATTACGGCTGATCATGGTAACGACCCAACATACCGTGGTACAGACCATACACGTGAGTATGTGCCACTGCTTGTGTATTCCCCACGTTTCAGCGAGGGTAAGAAACTTGAATTGCGCAATACATTTGCAGATCTTGGTGCTACGGTAGCCGATAACTTTGGCGTTCAATTGCCGGAGTATGGTACAAGCTTCCTGAATGATTTGAAATAG